Within Dictyostelium discoideum AX4 chromosome 4 chromosome, whole genome shotgun sequence, the genomic segment CAACAAGGtctttcattttctttttaaaaaataaataaaattaattttattcacCCCGTTGagattttattgaaaaatatttaatttattattatttatttatttttttattttttttattattttttaacaacGAAATAACACTTgtgaacaaaaaaaaattgtaatttgattttatattttattttattttttttatttttttttttttttttattttttgtaaaatcaaaaaaaaaaaaaaaaaaaaaaataccaataaaaaaccccatcacttttttatttttttttttatttttattccaatcacattaaaaaaaaaaaaaatactacaataataaaaataataaaaattataaaaattaatcaaaattataatttttcattaaattaattatttaatttaaataaatggaAGATTTACCAACAGAaacattgattttaatatttaaaaatttaaaaattaatgaattattaaatgttggATTAGTTTCaagattcttttttttagtttcatCAGATGATAGATTatggaaattattatttattgataaatttgggtatacaaaaatttttaaaaatgaagaagaattaataaaattaaaaaatgattttaaaaatcaacaacaacaaattttaaaaataaataaaaataaacaaaataataatattaatattaataataataataataataataataataataatattttatcaacatcaataccacaaaatcaaaatgaaaataatattaatattgataatgataatgatatttcACAACatttattacaaaaacaaattaataaattacaaatttcaattttatatttacaacaacaaaatttaaaaggttGGAAACATtcctataaaaaaaatttattattagaatcaAGTAATGGTATggagattattattattattttttttttttttattttttttttttttttattttttttttttcaaaatatggAAATAtgttgactttttttttttttccaattttatataaatagaattattagattcaattttaaaagaagatTTTAGTAAAACTGATcgtttattatcaattaaattattaacaaataataatacatattTAAGAGCAGCAGAGAAAATTATAGTTAAAAATCAACCTGAATTATtggaaaaagttttaaaatattgtCCAATTGATAGTGTTTTAGGTTATTTTTACATTCAATCTTATATGAGATTAATTACAATTGCAATTCAAAGAAATTCAATAGCATGTGcaaaacttttattaaattatggTGCAGATGTTACCTATTCAAATACTGGTGTATTATTAATGGgttgtaaaaataaagttttccCATTAAATGGTGAGTTTGgtaaaatgtaaataaaaaaaaaaaaaaaaaaaaaaaaggatatattttataaatttattaatatataatttttttttttttttaataaatagaaTTGGAACATTCCCAAGATTATGTAGTAGTAGTCCAGAATTATCATATTACTTTTTAGATGCATTATTATCACAGATTACATTCTTTTTATGCGTTCAATCAGGTAATGAATTAACATTACAAGATTATGTTAAAACTATGAGAGGTGCAGCATTTATAAACAAAAGAACAGGTATTTGGGATTATGGTCATGAGATATTAAGATTTTCTGGTGTTTtcaatttagaaaataaaaaaataaatattactAGAAAATCACCTGCTAATAATAgttcaaatataaatataaattcaaatgtaaATACAAGTggtactactactactactacaattTTACAATCTCCAATATCATCAATAGGGTTACATACAACCAATaattcaccatcaccaatatCAGCATCACCACTAAactcaccatcaccatcattattaatatcaccaaattataaatcaataaCTATAACAGATGgatgtggtggtggtggagtaCTTGGTAATGTTAGAACATTGAATGGTAGTAGTGATAGTGAAAGTGATCATTTATCATTGGATAATATGTCAAAAGTTAGATTCTCacaatttaaaatgattgaaaaaaCATTATCACAAGTAACATTAGATTGGTCAAGTGAATATTGTTCATATACACCACTTCATTGGGCTTCAAAATGTGGTCATCTtgcaaatattaaaactttaattaaaatggGTGCTGATGTAAATGCATTAACCTCACTTGGTAAATCTTCTTTTGATATtgcaaaagaaaataaaaatgaaaattgtttaatatttttagaaaagcaaatggtaattattaaatttattttattttatttatttcatttatattaaatattaaatattaatttttttattttttaaagtcaaaaactataaaaattcaaacatTTGAACcattatttcaattaattaaaaaagggaATTATATTGgatcattaaaatttttaagtACATTTATGtttgaaaaatcattaaagCATTTAGAGAAACCAATTTCAACTAAATTAATAGCACATACTATTGAATATGATCAacaaaagatattaattgGATTATATCCATTATGTTTAAATGTAAATTCAATATCAGATGAAGATGGTAATACACCACTTCATTATGCTGCAGCTTTAGGTAGATTAgaatgtttaaaaattataattaatggtggtgaaaaagtttataataataataataataatgatagtgaaattaatgatagagaaattaatgattgtgaagatgatggtaatataaatattaattgtgtaaataaaatttatcaaaCTCCATTAATTTTAGCAACTATAAATGGACATTTAGATattgtaaaatatttattagagAATAAATCAGCAAGTGTTGATATTGTAGATTGGCAATTGAATACACCATTACATTATTCATTCAAATATCCAGATAttgttgaaatattattaaaacatcaTTCAAATCc encodes:
- a CDS encoding ankyrin repeat-containing protein — its product is MEDLPTETLILIFKNLKINELLNVGLVSRFFFLVSSDDRLWKLLFIDKFGYTKIFKNEEELIKLKNDFKNQQQQILKINKNKQNNNININNNNNNNNNNNILSTSIPQNQNENNINIDNDNDISQHLLQKQINKLQISILYLQQQNLKGWKHSYKKNLLLESSNELLDSILKEDFSKTDRLLSIKLLTNNNTYLRAAEKIIVKNQPELLEKVLKYCPIDSVLGYFYIQSYMRLITIAIQRNSIACAKLLLNYGADVTYSNTGVLLMGCKNKVFPLNGEFGKIIGTFPRLCSSSPELSYYFLDALLSQITFFLCVQSGNELTLQDYVKTMRGAAFINKRTGIWDYGHEILRFSGVFNLENKKINITRKSPANNSSNININSNVNTSGTTTTTTILQSPISSIGLHTTNNSPSPISASPLNSPSPSLLISPNYKSITITDGCGGGGVLGNVRTLNGSSDSESDHLSLDNMSKVRFSQFKMIEKTLSQVTLDWSSEYCSYTPLHWASKCGHLANIKTLIKMGADVNALTSLGKSSFDIAKENKNENCLIFLEKQMSKTIKIQTFEPLFQLIKKGNYIGSLKFLSTFMFEKSLKHLEKPISTKLIAHTIEYDQQKILIGLYPLCLNVNSISDEDGNTPLHYAAALGRLECLKIIINGGEKVYNNNNNNDSEINDREINDCEDDGNININCVNKIYQTPLILATINGHLDIVKYLLENKSASVDIVDWQLNTPLHYSFKYPDIVEILLKHHSNPFQINNLSKNCLHLAVDVSKNDNKINRIKSLNILLTHIERQYQDYTSSNYFNNIFNTLDLFENTPLLISQSYYITHFQDYDDNDIFNEISNILLKKEERNNSGSGNGSDEYILSKSSKSITNQLNLSFNDLKIILNFKRPIELENYLATTVPLKPSVAMLSILKLGGTISIETFEKLKLQHHLMLESYIKKLKFLNCYNQLINIHTSSIESIIEQLLIIQQYQLKSFAYSSIEYILSVYLISNRFEIVVYLIENLNRIMNSTTYIDRFQTFIFNSILHTPSIPQQYCRSLLSPYTTRFDSSLFQHVISLDHHIMLISMITNDDDDPSPPSPSSPPISEINYKFRMNLAVSKYWIFSRVVKNGAIKCCRFLTDMLFSKSLDFEFTHSLLLNVSELRSIKNKREIINILSHYDSNSIIEALKDNPVSPNANAYFDFYYSLDNNNGSNNHDIDNNSIISKKPLIEIDYHQNSCENHPHDLKKEYIENCPNKCGVKNILDLEDHLLICLNGFYNCPNKINGCQSEPMSKSNLLNHLQKQCTYLHCHQCDGNFNRQDFVQHIFTHESDTWEICSFCNQMIKGFSSTYKNDIIHIRDCSLNLINNNHSNNNNNNNNNNNNNNNNNNNNNNNNNNEKSILFSSEYEHLKVCKNHNIKCHSCKITIHISELSTHKCLFISKIPILRNYLNIQNLVDLI